TCATTTAGAGAAAGATTATAATCCTTACGATAAAGAATCGGCATTAAAAAAAGCAAGTGAAACAGGAGATAAAATACCAACGGGTATTTTTTACATAAATAAAAAGCCGGTATTTCCTGAAAACGAATCAAACCTTACAAAAATTGCAAAAATTGATAAAGATATTATTTATGGGTTGTTGAAGTTGTTTGAGTAGAGGAGAAAACAATGGATTTAAAAAACATTTTCGAAAAAAGACGTTCTGTTAATTTTTTTGATACTAAAGAGAATATTAATGAAACGTTACTTGAAAAAATTTATAACATAGCCAGGCTGGTCCCGTCATCGTTTAACCTCCAGCCATGGAAGATGCTGCTTGTGAAAAATCAGGAGGACAAGAGAAAACTAAGAAAAGCTGCGTTCAATCAGGAAAAAATAGAAGATGCATCTGTCGTGATTGTATTGCTTGCAGATATGGAAGGATATAAAAATACAGATAAACTTTTAAATGATATGATAGCAAAAGGATATATTAAACAGGAAGAAAAAGAAAAACATAGCAAAATGCCGGAAACTCTTTACGGGAATCCTTTTGCCGGTCG
This genomic interval from Elusimicrobiota bacterium contains the following:
- a CDS encoding nitroreductase family protein is translated as MDLKNIFEKRRSVNFFDTKENINETLLEKIYNIARLVPSSFNLQPWKMLLVKNQEDKRKLRKAAFNQEKIEDASVVIVLLADMEGYKNTDKLLNDMIAKGYIKQEEKEKHSKMPETLYGNPFAGRGFALRNVGLFAMGFMLAAKDLGVDTHPMDGFEPEKVKEAFKIPDRYEVAMLIAVGYHDKSKNLLQRLNRKEYEEVVVRGSF